From one Acipenser ruthenus chromosome 21, fAciRut3.2 maternal haplotype, whole genome shotgun sequence genomic stretch:
- the LOC117429405 gene encoding major intrinsically disordered Notch2-binding receptor 1-like yields MDPTPEYSLFLERILEELDAKHSSVSYQDLCKSLCARFDLAHLAKLRSLLFYTACLDPSFPATLFKDKMRCSMDNQQSKKIMVAADIVTMFNLIRMNDEEAKEKLPIAQRPKFRKHQSIESCRSDSEICKYSDCVTNCELLDAREHSSSRTSPCPKSNCSNPQQFIQTSDPNFLLGVNKEMKCRAASLDRLQMLHQFSNSSPPPCEMQSTYFPMDIDSESTDQDSLHMNLGIKETFISNEEPFTVHSCVQKRTIFKEDFHNLAAFTPQVLTTDSQPSDKGVGGHNRRENHKPATFFNHSFELPYSNPYFEPISSPVQEKRRAKHESLDDLQTSTYFGPTTVMEAPNLRRPSSRQSKQAAWPVKSLSLNTEEGPNFEASFFNGKQSKDNHRLNVSNMEKGQHYQCSKEQTAISPSGFGIKSNGQKTKEMSSKSSGPSAEKRDGMKRFKDKSMNCTSLQAVDIDNTSSVGTQTDQPDQRKKEFSNTKHMKYGERHTFKHSDEDSEVVSDDISDIFRFLDDMSVSGSTVIQSSRYNSNGSLSQVTRSEGDSSPEHNMVAKYSKKFDKLFYSQESADDDLKASVCKLVLRIGEIEKKLETLSGVRDEISQVLSKLNKLDEKIQEPETNNKQNELDLANEDHSDNNVSPRIFQCHTTGHAIKQDNNPEWCCSDVSGSNSESLRVKALKKSLFTRRSSRSLTEENSATESKIASISNSPRDWRATSYSISASEEMKEKERESKERHRKSKETDRQYEIPQAHRSSKQPKDSYLIEQVFSPHPFSTSVKSHKSNPLYTDMRLTEMSESKRPHPSWTIEEYKRNSGEKGKLAVLDLQTQESLNPNNLEFWMEDIYTPGYDSLLKRKEAEFRRAKVCKIGALIAAAVCTVILVIVVPICTMKS; encoded by the exons GTTTCTTATCAGGATCTGTGTAAATCCCTGTGTGCCAGGTTTGATTTGGCTCACCTGGCCAAACTAAGGAGCCTTCTGTTTTATACAGCTTGCTTGGACCCCAGTTTCCCTGCAACCTTATTTAAAGATAAGATGAGGTGCTCAATGGACAACCAGCAATCCAAGAAGATAATGGTCGCCGCAGACATTGTCACCATGTTTAACTTGATTCGAATGAATGACGAGGAAGCCAAGGAAAAATTACCCATTGCACAGCGGCCCAAATTCCGTAAACATCAATCTATCGAATCATGTCGGTCAGACTCTGAAATATGCAAATATTCTGACTGCGTAACAAACTGCGAGTTGTTAGACGCCAGGGAGCACTCAAGCTCCCGCACGTCACCATGTCCCAAATCAAACTGCAGCAACCCACAGCAGTTCATTCAAACCTCTGATCCAAACTTCTTGCTGGGAGTTAATAAGGAAATGAAATGCAGGGCTGCTTCACTTGACCGGCTTCAGATGCTGCATCAGTTTTCAAACAGCAGTCCTCCACCTTGTGAAATGCAGAGCACCTACTTTCCAATGGATATCGACAGCGAATCCACGGACCAGGACTCATTGCATATGAATTTGGGGATTAAGGAGACTTTTATTTCAAACGAAGAGCCTTTTACAGTACACTCCTGTGTGCAGAAGAGAACTATATTCAAGGAAGACTTCCACAATCTTGCTGCGTTTACACCACAGGTCCTCACTACAGATTCGCAACCAAGTGATAAAGGGGTCGGAGGGCACAACAGGAGGGAGAATCATAAGCCAGCTACTTTTTTTAATCACAGTTTTGAACTGCCATATAGCAATCCCTACTTTGAGCCCATAAGCTCCCCTGTACAAGAGAAAAGACGAGCAAAACATGAAAGCCTGGATGATCTGCAAACATCCACTTATTTTGGACCCACCACTGTGATGGAAGCCCCAAACCTAAGGAGACCATCATCAAGGCAGAGCAAACAAGCAGCCTGGCCCGTCAAAAGTCTGAGTCTGAACACAGAAGAAGGACCCAATTTTGAAGCATCTTTTTTTAACGGAAAGCAGTCAAAAGACAACCATCGTCTGAATGTCAGTAACATGGAAAAGGGTCAGCATTACCAGTGCTCCAAAGAGCAAACAGCAATTTCTCCATCAGGGTTTGGTATCAAATCCAATGGTCAAAAAACGAAAGAAATGAGTTCCAAGTCTAGCGGTCCATCTGCGGAAAAGAGGGACGGCATGAAAAGGTTTAAAGACAAAAGTATGAATTGTACATCTTTGCAGGCAGTGGATATAGACAACACTTCAAGTGTAGGAACACAAACCGATCAACCTGACCAGAGAAAGAAGGAGTTTTCTAACACAAAACACATGAAATATGGAGAAAGGCACACTTTCAAGCATTCCGATGAGGATTCAGAAGTGGTCAGTGATGATATCAGTGATATTTTTCGATTCCTGGATGACATGAGTGTTTCCGGCTCTACTGTTATCCAGTCATCCCGTTACAACAGCAATGGGTCCCTGTCTCAAGTGACAAGATCAGAAGGAGATAGCTCACCCGAGCACAACATGGTCGCAAAGTACAGCAAAAAGTTTGACAAATTATTTTATTCACAAGAAAGTGCAGATGATGATCTGAAGGCCAGTGTGTGCAAACTGGTCCTCAGGATAGGAGAGATAGAGAAGAAACTTGAGACTCTTTCTGGGGTTCGAGATGAGATCTCTCAGGTTCTTTCCAAGCTGAATAAGCTGGATGAAAAGATCCAAGAGCCGGAAACAAACAACAAGCAAAATGAACTGGACCTAGCCAATGAAGATCATTCAGATAATAATGTCTCACCAAGAATCTTCCAGTGCCATACCACTGGCCACGCCATCAAACAGGACAACAACCCGGAATGGTGTTGTTCAGATGTCAGTGGGAGTAATAGTGAAAGTTTAAGGGTTAAAGCTTTGAAAAAGAGTTTATTTACCAGAAGGTCGTCCAGATCCTTAACGGAGGAGAACAGTGCTACAGAGTCCAAAATTGCGAGCATCTCCAATTCTCCAAGGGACTGGAGAGCTACCTCCTACTCCATCTCTGCCAGTGAGGAGATGAAGGAAAAGGAGAGAGAAAGCAAGGAACGGCACAGGAAGTCCAAAgag acagacaggcagtacgAAATCCCCCAGGCACACAGGTCCTCGAAGCAGCCGAAAGATTCCTACTTGATAGAGCAGGTCTTCAGCCCTCACCCCTTCTCCACGTCTGTCAAATCGCACAAGAGCAACCCCCTCTACACGGACATGAGGCTGACAGAGATGTCAGAGTCCAAGCGACCCCATCCTTCGTGGACAATCGAGGAATACAAACGAAACTCAGGGGAGAAGGGGAAGCTAGCAGTGCTGGATCTGCAA ACTCAAGAATCTTTAAATCCAAACAATTTAGAGTTCTGGATGGAGGACATTTACACGCCAGGCTACGATTCCTTACTCAAGCGCAAGGAGGCTGAGTTCAGGAGAGCGAAGGTTTGTAAGATCGGGGCTCTGATTGCAGCGGCAGTCTGTACGGTTATCTTGGTCATAGTGGTCCCAATTTGCACAATGAAATCATAA